The following proteins are encoded in a genomic region of Mycolicibacterium confluentis:
- a CDS encoding SRPBCC family protein — translation MSEQPEEAESSLTVKRDTTASRDRVWAVIADGWTYSQWVVGNSRIRAVDPNWPEVGSTIRHSIGVWPALLNDITVVEVCRPKEQLVLLAKGRPFGKARITLNLFDNPDGGCRIEMAEVPVGAPMGWVPQRMALAAAFPRNRECTWRLASLAERRTPEEID, via the coding sequence ATGAGTGAGCAGCCAGAAGAAGCCGAGAGTTCGCTGACCGTCAAGCGGGACACCACGGCGTCCCGGGACCGCGTGTGGGCCGTGATCGCCGACGGGTGGACATATTCGCAGTGGGTGGTGGGCAACAGTCGCATACGCGCCGTGGACCCGAACTGGCCGGAGGTGGGCAGCACGATCCGGCACTCGATCGGGGTGTGGCCTGCCCTTCTCAACGACATCACCGTGGTCGAGGTCTGCCGGCCCAAGGAGCAGTTGGTGCTGTTGGCGAAAGGTCGCCCGTTCGGCAAGGCGCGGATCACGCTCAACCTTTTCGACAATCCCGACGGCGGATGTCGCATCGAGATGGCCGAGGTGCCCGTCGGAGCCCCGATGGGGTGGGTGCCCCAGCGTATGGCGCTGGCCGCGGCATTCCCACGCAACCGGGAGTGCACGTGGCGCCTGGCCTCACTGGCCGAGCGACGCACCCCCGAAGAGATCGACTGA
- a CDS encoding hemerythrin domain-containing protein, protein MDALTFLRQDHKSVLGMLEVLDGAPTGDGAASSGLDTMVTNLVIAESQHEAIEEQFFWPMVRDHLDEGDSLADTAVEQEQEGKRLLQRLEDGKPGDPDYHEALQQFVQLGRDHISFEQDVVWPLLQEAVPQEELAMLGEKLEAAKKVAPTRPHPDTPPNSTVLKTMGMATAAMDHVRDAVTGRAKDNPPDPQIH, encoded by the coding sequence ATGGATGCCTTGACCTTTCTCCGTCAGGACCATAAGAGCGTGCTGGGCATGCTCGAAGTGCTCGATGGAGCGCCGACCGGAGACGGTGCGGCCAGCAGCGGTCTCGACACGATGGTGACCAACCTGGTGATCGCCGAATCTCAGCACGAGGCGATCGAGGAGCAGTTCTTCTGGCCGATGGTGCGTGATCACCTCGATGAGGGGGATTCGTTGGCAGACACGGCCGTTGAGCAGGAGCAGGAGGGCAAGCGCCTGCTGCAACGGCTTGAGGACGGGAAGCCCGGAGACCCCGATTACCACGAGGCTCTGCAGCAGTTCGTCCAGTTGGGTCGCGACCACATCTCCTTCGAGCAGGACGTGGTCTGGCCGCTTCTTCAGGAAGCGGTACCCCAAGAGGAGTTGGCCATGCTGGGTGAGAAGTTGGAGGCGGCCAAGAAGGTCGCGCCGACGCGACCTCACCCGGACACCCCGCCCAACTCGACCGTTCTCAAGACCATGGGGATGGCCACGGCCGCGATGGACCACGTCCGTGACGCCGTCACCGGCAGGGCCAAGGACAACCCGCCGGATCCGCAGATCCACTGA
- a CDS encoding manganese catalase family protein, whose translation MFTHNKDLQFEVRVNAPDPRFASLLMEQFGGANGELTAALQYFTQAFVLREKNPKMYDLFMDIATEELSHLEMVGSTITMLLDGLNDDLKLAHQRCDWMPAVASRDGRDQAIHQVAVNPMFLVLSGGGPDVKDSAGNNWTGAFIDANGDPTVDLRNNLAAESRAKVVYEYLKQFTDDPGVQDTLTFLMTREIAHYQQFTAALNEMPVNFPPGQLAGDPRFQNVAFNMSNGDGSVRGPWNEGQGPWPEGIEWDYVEKPEQEWLGTSLRKNKGAEANPDGGPDVAAEKPFTHEQHVATS comes from the coding sequence GTGTTCACACACAACAAAGATCTTCAGTTCGAGGTACGGGTCAATGCACCCGATCCGAGGTTCGCATCGCTGCTCATGGAGCAGTTCGGCGGTGCCAACGGGGAATTGACCGCTGCCCTGCAGTACTTCACCCAGGCATTCGTTCTTCGGGAGAAGAACCCCAAGATGTACGACCTGTTCATGGACATCGCGACCGAAGAACTCAGCCACCTGGAAATGGTCGGTTCCACGATCACGATGCTTCTCGACGGGCTCAACGACGACCTCAAGCTGGCCCACCAACGCTGCGACTGGATGCCCGCGGTCGCCAGCCGCGACGGTCGGGACCAGGCAATCCACCAGGTCGCGGTCAACCCGATGTTCCTGGTTCTCAGCGGCGGCGGGCCCGACGTCAAGGACTCGGCAGGCAACAACTGGACCGGAGCCTTCATCGACGCCAACGGCGACCCGACGGTCGATCTGCGGAACAACCTGGCCGCCGAGTCGAGGGCCAAGGTGGTCTACGAGTACCTCAAGCAGTTCACCGACGATCCGGGGGTTCAGGACACTCTCACCTTCCTGATGACCCGCGAGATCGCGCACTACCAGCAGTTCACGGCCGCACTGAACGAAATGCCGGTGAATTTCCCACCCGGCCAGCTCGCGGGCGATCCGCGATTCCAGAACGTCGCGTTCAACATGAGCAACGGCGATGGATCGGTGCGAGGCCCGTGGAACGAAGGCCAGGGTCCGTGGCCTGAGGGCATCGAATGGGACTACGTCGAGAAGCCCGAGCAGGAGTGGCTCGGCACATCCCTGCGCAAGAACAAGGGTGCGGAGGCCAACCCCGACGGCGGGCCCGACGTGGCCGCGGAGAAACCCTTCACGCACGAGCAACACGTCGCCACGTCCTGA